The Nitratidesulfovibrio sp. SRB-5 genomic sequence CGATAAGTGGGGGTATTTCAATCAGGAGTTGCTGGAACGGCTGGGCGTTGCCGTGGATTCGCACGGCAAGATGCCCGACGTGGTGTTGTACTATGGCAAGAAGGGGTGGCTTCTGCTGGTAGAGGCCGTCACGAGCCACGGCCCCGTGGATGGTAAGCGCCATGCCGAGTTGGCGGCGCTGTTTAAAGACGCCGACGCAGGCTTGGTGTACGTGACGGCGTTCCCTGACCGAGCAACAATGGGGCGGTATCTTGGTGAGATAGCGTGGGAGACGGAGGTATGGGTTGCCGATGCCCCGTCCCATCTTATCCATTTTAACGGTGAAAGATTCCTCGGGCCGTATGAAGGCGCGGAGGAAGGGTAGCTTGGCCGGGGTGGTGCCAAGGTTTCGCGCGCATTGTGCTTGTGACGACCGGCATGGTGCCGGACTGCGCTGAGGCGCGTTGGCCTGAACAGGCTTGGCAGGAGAAGGGCAGTACGTGAAGCGGCCCGCATCTCGTGAGGAGTGCGGGCCGGTTTGCGAGCAAGCGCAAGGCCGTCGGGAAAGGGCAACTGCTCCCGACAGGTTCGCGTAGTCAGGATGGAGCGGGGAGGGACCTGCGGGACAAGGGACCTGCGAGACAGGAGACCTGCGAGACAGGGGACATGTGAGAAAAGAGGGCGGGCGCGACTATTCCCGCGCCGCAGGGCTGAAGAATTCCCCCGGTGTACGTCCCATCAACTGGCGAAAGGCGGCGATGAAGGCAGAGGTGGAGTCATAGCCCATCTCCAGCGCCACGGCGGTAACCCCGTGCCCGCGCTCCAGTTCCGGCAGGGCGGCCAGCATGCGCGCCCGCTGGCGCCATTCGCGCAGCGAAAGTCCCGTTTCGGCCCGGAACAACCTGGTCAGGGTGCGGTCGCTCATGCCCGCCCGCGCGGCCAGGCGCGGCAGCGAATGGTCTTCGCCGGGGGCGTCCAGCATGGCCTCGCACAGGGCGGCCAGCCGGGCATCGGCGGGTAGCGGCAACGACAGCCCGGCCTCCTGCAGGGCCACCAGTTCATCCAGCAGCACCCCCACCAGCCGCCCTTGCGCGCCGTGCTCGTCATAATCCCTGGGCAGTTGCGTGAAGGCCAGAACCAGTTCGCGGGCCAGCGGCGTCACCTCCACCACCCGGCAACGGGTGGGCGCGGTGCCCCACAGCGGGGCCAGCGCGGCTGGGTCGATGTACAGGCTGCGCTGCTGGGCAGGCCCGCTGGTCATCACCTCGTGCGGCAGTCCTGCCGGTATCCAGATGGCCCGCTGCGGCGGGGCCATGTGGCTGCCCTGGCGGGCGCGTATTTCCAGCACCCCGCGCACGGCGTAGCTGAACTGCACCCAGTCGTGGCTGTGCGGATGCGTCCATGATCCGGCGGACAGCGATTCCGCCCTGGCGAACACGGGGCGGGGCAAGGCGGCAATGTCCGGTATGGCGCGGGGGATGGTCATGCGGTGGTCCTCCGTCGGTACCGGTCGGTTGGGTCGGTTCCCGGTCGGCCTGGAGTCTGTCTGGTGATGGTTTGAGGCCAGTGCGCGTCCGGACTGTCGACACTAGGGCAGTCGGCCAGTCGGGCAGTCGGCAGTCCATGCGGACAGGCATAGTCGGTACGGGAATACCACGGTTTGGCGTATTCTCGATATATCTTGTCTCCATGTCGTTAGCAGGAAGGCGCGCGGGTGGCTAGATGTCTGGTGCGGGCGGCGCACTGGCCGCCCACCGACCCCCAGACTTCATGGAGAGACGACCATGTTTGCAAAGTACGCACGACGGATGGCCAAGGACTGGTTTCTGGCCGGCATGCTGGGCGCCGTGGCCCTGGCCACGCTGTTGCCCGGCCTGGGGGCCAGCGGCGGCACCCTGCATGCCGACATGCTGGGCAACGCGGGCATCTTCCTGATCTTCCTGTTCCACGGCGCGGGCATATCGCCCGAAAGCATGCGCCACGGCATGTCCCGCTGGAAGCTGCACAGCATGGTGCAGCTGACCACCTTCGTGGTGTTTCCGGTGCTGTGGTTCGGCTTCCGCTTTGCCTTCGACGACCTGGTCCCGGCGGACCTGATGCTGGGCTTCCTGTACCTGTGCGCGCTGCCGTCCACCATTTCCTCATCGGTGGCCATGACCGCCATCGCCCACGGCAACGTGCCGGGGGCCATCTTCAACGCCACCCTGTCCAGCCTGCTGGGCATCTTCCTGACGCCGGTCATCATCGCCCTTGCCGCCGGAACGCAGGGCGGGGCGCTGTCGCTTACCGACGCCATGATCAACATCGCCGGGCTGCTGTTCCTGCCCTTCGTGCTGGGCCAGTTGGCCCGCCCCTGGCTGGGCGCCTTCATCGCCCGTCACAAGAAGAAGGTGAACTCCTTCGACAAGGTGGCCATCCTGATCCTGGTGTACAACTCGTTCTGCGATTCTGTGCTGGGCGGCCTGTGGCGCGACCACGGCATGGATCTGCTGGCCCTGACCATCGGCGGTGCGGCCCTGTTCCTGCTGGTGGTGCTGGTGCTGAACACCGTGGTGGCGCGGGCGCTGGGCTTCGACAAGGCCGACGAGATCGCCGCCGTGTTCTGCGGTTCCAAGAAGACCCTGGCTTCCGGCGTGCCCATGGCCCGGCTGCTGTTCGGCGCGCATCCCGCGCTGGGGGTCATCGTGCTGCCCATCATGTTCTACCACCAGTTGCAGTTGTTCGTGTGCTCCATTCTGGCCGAACGCTACGCCCGCACCATGCAGCAACTGGAACGGGAGGGGCGCGACGCTGCGGCGGTGCAGGCGGAAGAGGGCGAGGCTGCTGCCCCCGCCGCAATGGAAGCCGTCAGCCGGTAGCAGAATACGTTCACGGACATTTGCCGGGGCCGTCTGGTTCCGGCACGGGGCGGGCTCGGGGAGAACCGCGCACAGCATCCTTGCGCGGCGTAGCCCGCCCCAACTTCACCGGCCTCGACAACCGGTGGCCATCGGCCCGTCGGTTACCCTGCCGCAACAGGCCGATGCTCCCTGCCTTCTCCCTCTGCCTCATCCCCTTGCAGTCCCTCCGCGTGCCCGCACGCGGAGGGACTTGCGTTTCCGCGCCGTCTGCCGCACAGCAGGAGTATGTGCGCCCGCCCCGCCATATCCGATGCCCCGCCCCGCACCCCGCAGGGCGATGCGGCCCCGAAGGAAGATGTATCCTGGATGGCCGCCTCGCGCCTGCCGGGGCTGGACCTGCTGCGCGCCCGCTACACGCGGCAGGTGTTCGCCCGGCACTTTCACGAGGGGTACGCGCTGGGCGTCATCAAGGGCGGGGCCTTGCGCTTCCGCTATCTGGGGCGCGACCACGTGGCCGTGCCCGGCGCGGTGAACCTGGTGGCCCCCGGAGAGACGCACGACGGACACGGCGTCGGCGATGCGGGCTGGGCCTATCGGATGTTCTACCTCGACCCGGACATCGTGCGCATGGCCGGTGAAGAGGCGGGCCTGCCGCACGGCGCGCTGCCCGATTTCGCCAGCGGCGTGCTGGACGACCCGGAACTGGCGGCGGCCATCGACGCCCTGCACCGCGACATGGAACGCGCCGGGCCGTGCATGCCCACGCTGGCGCAGGAGACGCGCCTTTCCGCCGTGCTCGCCCGCTGGATAACCCGCCACGCGGCCCAGCGCGCACCCGCCGCCCGTCCGCTGCGCACAGGGGGAGAACCGGCTGCGGTGCGCCGCGCCCGCGACTATCTGGACGCCCACTGTGCCGACGACGTGCGGCTGGCGGACCTGGCCGGGGTGGCCTGCCTCAGCCCGTTCCACCTTGCCCGCGCCTTTGCCGCCGCCGTGGGGCTGCCCCCGCACGCCTATCTGGTGCAGACGCGGGTGCGCCGGGCCCGGCAACTGCTGTCAGCGGGCGCCACCCCCGCCGAGGCGGCGGCAGCGGCGGGGTTTGCCGACCAGAGCCATCTTACCCGCGCCTTTCGGGCGCAGGTGGGCGTGACTCCGGCCAGATTCCGCAAGATGCTTCAAGACGCGCGCGGCACCTGGGCCGTAGCCTTTGTGGAAAACAGGATTTCCACGGAGGATTCCCATGACCACGCACGCACCGCGCCGGATGGCCGGGCAGGCGCAAACGTCTGCCGCCCGACTGGCGGAACTGGCGGAACTGGCGGCGATGGCGGAGATGGCGGAGATGGCGGAGGCAGTGCCACCCGCCGCTGAGTGCCCGACTGCGGACGCCGTCTCTTCCGGCGCCGTATCTTTGGGCGCCGCCTCGTCAGGCGCCGAATCGTCTGGCTTCCCCTTGTCTGGTGCCCCCCTGTCCGGTGTTCCCCAGTCTGGCTCTTCCCGGGCTGGTTCTCCCTTGCCCGGGACCGCGCCGCTTGCGACGCCCGAAGCCGTCGGGCCGGGCATGCCCCCGCATGCAGCGCCATCGGCCCCCACTCCCGCGGCCCCGCCCCGCGTCACCGTGCGCCTGCCGCAGCCCGCTGCCGGAACGCCACATGGTCCCGCATGGCGCGCGTATCTCGACCTTGCCGCCGCCATGGTCATCGTGGGGTCGTCGGTGGCGGCGGCGCGCTTCGTCTCGCTGACGCTGCCGTCCCACCTGGTGCAGGAACTGCGCTTTCTGGTGGCCGCATGCATCGCCGTGCCGCTGCTGTACCGGCGCGAAGGCGGCCTGCCGCGCCTGCCCGCGCGCGACTGGGGCGTGCTGTTCCTGCAGGCCGCCGCCGGAGCGCTGCTGTTCAATGTGCTGCTGCTGGCCGGGGTGGCCCGGCTGGATGCGGCGGCGGCGGGGGTGGTGACCAGCACCACCCCGGCGGTGATGGTCCTGGCCTCGCTGGTGCTGCTGCGCGAACGCCCCGGCCCGCGCACGCTGGCGGGCATAGCCTGTTGCGTGGCCGGGGTGCTGGTGTTGCGGCTTGCGCCCGTTCCGGGCGCTGCGGGCGGCGATGCCGCGCTTTCCCTTACGGCATCGGGTGTTGACGGCGTGGGCCTGTTGCTGGTGCTGGGCGCGGTATGCTGCGAAACCCTGTTCCTGCTGCTGGGGCGCACCTTGCGCACGCCCGTGTCGCCGCTGGCCGCATCCACGGTGTGCACCCTGTTCGGCGCGGTGCAGTTTCTGCCGCTGGCCCTGCCGCAGGCGCACCGCGTGGCCGAACTGGACGTCACCGGCTGGCTGCTGGTGGGCTACTACGGCGCGGTGATCACCGTGGCCGCGTACATTTTCTGGTTTCGGGGCGTGGCCCGCGTGAGCGCCGGGACGGCAGGGGCCTTCACCGCCGTGCTGCCGGTGAGCGCACTGGCCTTTTCCGCGCTGCTGCTGGGCGAACCGGTGGGCTGGGCACACCTGGCCGGGGTGGCCTGCGTGCTGTGCGGCATCTGGTGCGTGACGCGGCGTTGAGCCAGTGGAGGAGGGGGCGGCCCATGCGTCCCCATGCGCCGCTGATCCGCCTCATATCCTTTCCTGATCCGCCCCTGACGCCGTCCCCCCATGCGGCCCGATCCGCCTCCGATGCGGCCCCGATGCGGCCCCGACGCGGCCCCGATGCGGCCCCGATGCGGGCAGACGCAGTGCTGATGCGTTGTGCCGTGGCCAACGGCGAAGGATGCGGCCCGGCCCCGTCCATCCTTCGCCGCCGTCACCCGTGCCGCTCCGGCGTCGGCGTGCGCCGGTCTCTTGCGGAAAGATGGCGGCACGGCACGAAAATCCATTGCCGCTGGCGCCATCACGTCGTATAGAAAGAATAGGGAGAGTGCCTGCTTTCCCCCTGCGTCCGCGCCTGTTCCCTTTGTCACGAAGTCGGCCTGTCCTCTCCCGTGATTTCTCCTTCGCTGCTCTTTCCCGCCGACGCCCGCTCTGCCTGACGCTTCACGGACGCTTCCTCCGCTGCCACGCGTGCCGCCCGCTGGGGTGCGGCCCGCTTTGCCCGGAACGCCGGAACACCGGAAAGGAGGAGCCATGAAGATTCTCGTTGCCGTCGATTCGTCGCAGTTTTCCGAAAAGGCCCTGGCCAAGGCGGTGGAGCTTGCCCAGAAGGGCGGCGCGGAACTGATCGCCCTTGCCGTGGCCGAACAGCCTCTGGACATGGGCGAAATTGCCGTCCCCGTCGACCTTTCCACCCACTACAAGGCCGTGGCCTCCAAGGCGCTGGACAAGGCCGCCGAAATCGCCAAGGCCAAGGGCGTGACCCTGCGCCCGGTGCTGGAAGGTGGCAGTTCGCCCGCCGACAACATCATCGAACTGGCCAAGAAGGAAGGCGTGGACCTGATCGTCACCGGCAGCCGTGGCCGCACGGGGCTTGAAAAGTTCCTGCTGGGCAGCGTGGCCTCCAAGGTGGTGTCGCACGCCGTCTGCTCGGTTCTGGTCGTGCGCTGACGCGCATCCCCGGATCGGCACTGATGGTGCGCTGACGCGCACTTGCGTCAACCGTTTCGCATCGCCTCGGGGCGCGGGCAACACCGCGCCCCGTTCGCGTTTTGCGGCGGCAGGGGCGGGGCCGGGGCGCCTTTGCCACATCAGGCAATCCGGCACGCTGCCGTTGCCGTTCCGTCGTCATGCCGCGGTGTTGCCGGAACATGGTTTCGGACCGGGGCGCCATGCCCGCATCGGCGCTTGCCAAAAACGCCGCCGAAGCGTACCCGCGCAGTGGGGCCGTGCGCCGTGGCCCCGAAACCGCCGCAACAAGGGCAGGGCGCATGGCACAGCAACGCATTTTCGCCTCCGCGACCCGGCAGGAAGAACCCACCCGCTGGCTGGACGTGTTCGGCCTGCTGTTCGTGGCCGGGGCACTGGGCCTGGGCATCTGGTTTGCCCTCGCGCATCGCCATGCCGCGGCAGGGCCGGACATTTCCCTCGCCCCGGCCATGCTGCCGCGCTACGCCGCGTACTCGGTGGGCCGCATGTTCATGGCCTACCTGCTCTCCATGCTCTTTTCGCTGGGCTACGGCACGCTGGCCGCGCGTTCGCGCCGGGCCGGGCCGGTGCTGCTGGCCGTGCTGGACATCCTGCAAAGCGTGCCCATCCTGTCCTTCCTGCCCGTGGTGCTGCTGAGCCTTTCCGCCGTGCTGCCCCAGGCCGTGGCGGTGGAAGCGGCATCCGTGGTGCTCATCTTCACCAGCCAGGCCTGGAACATCACCTTTGCCTGGTATCAGGCCCAGACCACCCTGCCCGGCGACCTGCGCGAGGCCGTGTCGGGCTACCGCATGGGCGCGTGGCAGCGCTTTCGCACCCTGGACCTGCCCTTTGCCGGGGTGAGCCTGCTGTGGAACAGCATCATGAGCTGGGCGGGCGGCTGGTTCTTTCTCATGGCGGCGGAAATGTTCACCGTGGGCAGCCGCGACTTCCGCCTGCCGGGCCTTGGCTCCTACCTTCAGGAGGCCGCCGCCCGCGAGGACACCCCCGCCATCCTCATGGGCCTCGGCACCATGATGGTGGTCATCGTCACGCTGGACCAGCTGGTGTGGCGGCCCTTGCTGGCCTGGGGCGAGCGCTTCAAGCTGACCATGGTGGCCGAGGACGAGCAGCCTGAATCGTGGTTTCTCGACCTGCTGCGGGCCGCCCGCCGCATGGCCCCGGTGCGCGCGCTGCTGGAGCGGGTGCTGGCCCCGGCGGCGGAAGCCGTGGACGCGTGGCTGATCCGCCGCTTTCCCCCGTCGGGAGAGAGCATGGACGTGGTCCGCCACGATCCGTGGGCGGGCCGTCTGTTCGGGGTGTTGCTGTTCGGCTGCGTGGCCTTCGGCCTGTGGAAGGGCAGCGGCCTGCTGCTTCAGGTGGCCCCGGAAAGCTGGCGCGACATCGTCATCGGCATTGCCGCCACCTTTTTGCGGGTCATGGCGGCCATGGCCGTGGCCCTGGCCTGGACCCTGCCGGTGGGCGTGCTCATCGGCACCAATGCCCGCCTTGCGCGGGTGTTGCAGCCTGTGGTCCAGATCGCCGCGTCCATCCCGGCCACGGCGCTGTTTCCGGTGTTCCTGATGGTGCTGGTGGACGTGACCCACGGCCTGAACGCGGCGGCGGTGCTGCTGATGCTGCTGGGCACCCAGTGGTACCTGCTGTTCAACATCATTGCCGGGGCGTCTTCCATCCCGCGCGACCTCAAGGACACCGCCGCGCTCATCGGCCTTTCGCGCGCGCAGCAGTGGCGCACCCTGATCCTGCCCGCGCTGTTCCCGTACATCGTCACCGGGGCCATCACGGCCAGCGGCGGGGCGTGGAACGCCAGCATCGTTTCCGAGTACGTGTCCTTCGGGGGGCGCACGCTCAGCGCCACGGGCATCGGGGCCATCATCGCCCGCGCCACGGCCGAGGGCGACTTTCCCCTGCTGTTCGCGGGCACGCTGAGCATGATCGTCACCGTGGTGGGCTTCAACCGGCTGGTGTGGCGGCGCCTGTACCGCCTGGCCGAAGAACGTTTTCGCATGGAGTAGGGCATGCACGCACCTCTCGTCACCCTGCGCGGCCTTGGCAAGGCATACGGCAGCGGCGCGCGCCGCTTCACCGCCGTGTCCGGCGTCAACCTGGAAATCGCCGAGGGCGAATTCGTGGCGCTGCTGGGGCCGTCCGGCTGCGGCAAGTCCACCCTTTTGCGTATGATCACCGGCCTCATCGCCCCCACCGAGGGCGAGGTGCTGTACCGGGGCGGGCGGCTGGAAGGGGTGAACCCCCACGCCACCATCGTGTTCCAGACCTTTGCCCTGTTTCCGTGGCTGACCGTGCAGGAAAACGTGGAAGTGGTGCTGAAGGCGCGCGGCGTGCCCCCGCGCGTGCGCGCCCGGCGCGCCCTGGACCTGCTGGACAGGGTGGGGCTGGCGGGCTTCGACAACGCCTACCCGCGCGAGCTTTCCGGCGGCATGCGCCAGAAGGTGGGCTTTGCCCGGGCCATGGCCGTGGAACCGGAACTGCTGTGCCTGGACGAGCCGTTTTCCGCCCTGGACGTGCTGTCGGCGGAAACGCTGCGCGGCGAACTGCTGGAACTGTGGACCAGCGGCAAGATTCCCACCCGGGCCATCCTGATGGTGTCGCACAATATCGACGAGGCGGTGTTCATGGCCGACCGCATCGTGATCATGGACAAGGACCCCGGCCACATCGTGCGCGTGATGCCCGTGGACCTGCCCCACCCGCGCCAGCGCAAGTCGCCGGAGTATCTGGCCTTCGTGGACCGGGTATACGCCCTGCTGGCGGGCCAGACCCTGACCGAGGACGAGGAACTGGGCACCGCCCCCGGCCAGCCCGGCCACACCCGCCGCCTGCCGGACCTGACCATCAACGAGATCGCCGGCCTTGTGGAGCGCATGGCCGACCAGCCCTCCCACGGCGCGGACATCTACCGCCTGACCGAGGAACTGCACGTGTCGTCCGACTACCTGCTGAAGGTCATCGAGGCGGCGGAACTGCTGGGCTTCGTCACCATCCGCGCGGGTGACATGGAACTGACCCCGCTGGGCGAAACCTTTGCCGAGGCGTCCATCCTGGCCCGCAAGGAGATATTCGGTTCGCGCCTGCGCCGCCTGCCGCTGGTGGTCTGGCTGCTGGACCTGCTGCGGGCCAGCGGCAACCGCCAGATCAAGTTCGAGGTGGCGGAGACGGCCCTGTCGCTGGAATTTCCCCGGGCAGAGGCGGCTCGCCAGGTGGAGACCATGATCAACTGGGGCCGCTACGCCGAAATCTTGTCGTACGACGACAACAGCGAGGTCATCCTGCTGGAGCCGGAGGGCGGGGTGCATCTGGAATGACGACTGCCGCCGATTAACGCTTTACATCCCCCAGTGCCGGGGGTATTGATCGCTTATTCAGCTAGGGGAGCCCGTAGGGCTGAGAGTGGAGCACGCCTCCAGACCCTCTGAACCTGAAGCAGTTCACACTGCCGTAGGGAAGCTGAGCGTACCGCGCCCGAAATGCCGGAAACGCCCGTCCACCCTGCGACGGGCGTTTTTTTGTTCGCCCGCCGCAAGGATGCATGACAGGCCGCACGGCGGGCGCGCCATAACGCGAAGCTGGGGGAGCCCGCACGGGCTGAGAGGGAAGGGCAACCTTCCGACCCCGAGAACCTGATGCAGGTCATCCTGCCGTAGGGAAGCTTCCTCGCCTTCGGGCCATCAAAGGGGAGCTTGCCATTCGCAGGCTCCCTTCGCTTTCTCGAACGTCGCGGCAGCGGAGATTACGGCAATGACGATACGCGTGAACGGACAGCAGATGGAATGCGAAACCGGCACGACGCTGCTCCAGTTGCTGGAGCAGATGGCCCTGCGGCCCGAGGCCGTGGTGGTCGAGCGCAACCGCGCCATCGTGAAGTCCGGGGAGTACGGGGCCACCCGGCTCGATCAGGGAGACGAACTCGAACTACTGCACTTCGTGGGAGGGGGCTAGTGACGCACGACACGCACGACAATGACGCGCTGGTGATCGGAGGGACGGCCCTGACGAGCCGCCTCTTCATCGGCACCGGCAAGTACGGCACCGACTCCCTCATCCCTGACGTGGCCGGGGCCTCGGGCTCCCAGGTCATCACCGTGGCGCTGCGGCGCGTGGACCTGGCCAACCCCAGGTCCAACGTGCTGGCCCACATTCCGCCGCACATGCGGCTGCTGCCGAACACCTCCGGCGCGCGGACGGCCGAAGAGGCCGTCCGCATCGCCCGGCTGGCGCAGGCCGCCGGGTGCGGCAACTGGATCAAGATCGAGGTCATTTCCGACAGCCGTTTCCTGCTGCCGGACGGCTACGCCACGGCCCGCGCCACGGAAGCGCTGGCCAAGGAGGGCTTCGTGGTGCTGCCGTACATGAACCCCGACCTGTACGTTGCGCGCGACCTGGTCAACGCCGGGGCCGCCGCCGTCATGCCGCTGGGCGCGCCCATCGGCACCAACCGGGGGCTGCGCACGGCAGAGATGATCGGCGTGCTCATCGAGGAAGTCGACCTGCCGGTCATCGTGGACGCGGGCATCGGCAAGCCCTCGCAGGCCTGCGAGGCCATGGAGATGGGTGCCGCCGCGTGCCTGGTGAACACGGCCATCGCCACGGCGGGCAATCCGGTGGCCATGGCCCGCGCCTTTGGAGAGGCGGTGCGCGCCGGACGCGCGGCATACCTTTCGGGCGCGGGGCCGGTGGTCACGGCGACTGTAGACGGTGCCAGCGCCTCGTCGCCGCTGACGGGCTTTCTGGGGGAATAGCGGCGAAGGGGCGGGCATCGCGGCGGGGCGGCGACCAATACGGCCCCCGGGCTGCCAGTCGGACTGCCCGATCAGGCGGATTTGGCCGGACCTGCCGGACCTGGCGGACCTAGCGGACCTGCCCGGCCAGCCTGTCTGGCCTGCCTGTCCGGTCTGCCGGGCCTGTCTGCCTGACCCGTCTGTCTGGCCGTTTTGTTTGTTCCGTCTGTCCGGCCAGTCTGGTCGCCTTTATCCCGCGTTCGCTTTATTCCCGCACAAGGAGCAGGACATGAGCATGTACGACGTGGTCCGCGAATGGACCCCCCGCGTGGCGGACGCACCCCTGCGCGCCTTCATGGACGCCGCCACGCCGGACGACGTGGCCCGCGTGCTGCGCAAGGAACGCCTTTCCCCGCACGACCTGCTGACCCTGCTTTCCCCGGCGGCGTCCACCCGACTGGAGGCCATGGCCCTTCGCGCCCGAGATCTGACGGTGCGCCACTTCGGGCGCACCATCCAGCTGTTCACCCCGCTGTACCTTTCCAACCACTGCACCAACCAGTGCCGGTACTGCGGCTTCAACGCGCGCAACCACATCCCCCGCCAGCGCCTGACGGACGAGGAAATCCTGGCCGAGGGCCGGGCCATTGCCGCCACCGGGCTGCGCCACCTGCTGCTGCTTACCGGCGATGCGCGCCACGTTTCCGGGCCGGACTACATCGCCCACGCCGCACGCCTGCTGGCCCCGCTGTTCCCTTCGCAGTCGGTGGAGGTCTATTCGCTGTCGGACGAGGAATACGCGCTGCTGGTGGACGCGGGCATCGACGGCATGACCATGTTCCAGGAAACCTACAACGAGGCCCTGTACCCGGAACTGCACCCCGCAGGCCCCAAGCGCGACTATCATTTCCGACTGGACGCGCCGGAGCGCGCCGCCCGCGCGGGCATGCGCGGCGTGGGGCTTGGCGCGCTGCTGGGGCTGGACGACTGGCGGCGCGACGCCTTCTTCACCGCGCTGCACGGCCACTGGCTGCAACGCCGGTATCCCCATGTGGACGCAAGCTTTTCCGTGCCGCGCCTGCGTCCGCACGCCGGGGCCTTCCAGCCAGCGCACGCGGTATCCGACCGCGACCTGGTGCAGGTCATTCTGGCGTATCGCATCTTCATGCCCAGCGCGGGCATTACCGTTTCCACCCGCGAGCGGGCGGGCCTGCGCGACAACCTGATCCCCCTCGGGGTCACCCGCATGTCCGCCGGGGTGAGCACCGCTGTCGGTGGTCACGCCGGACATAAGGATACGGAAGGACAGGGAGATGGGGACGGCGCCACCCCGCAGTTCGAGATTTCCGACCCGCGCAGTGCCGACGAAATGGCCGCCGCCATTGCCGCGCACGGCTACCAGCCGGTGTACAAGGACTGGGAATCGGTGCTGGACGGCGGGTATGGGTGTGGGATAGCGTGCGCCGCGCGACGCACCCCGTCCGGTGAACCTGTTGGGGCACCTGCCCCGG encodes the following:
- a CDS encoding AraC family transcriptional regulator, with the translated sequence MTIPRAIPDIAALPRPVFARAESLSAGSWTHPHSHDWVQFSYAVRGVLEIRARQGSHMAPPQRAIWIPAGLPHEVMTSGPAQQRSLYIDPAALAPLWGTAPTRCRVVEVTPLARELVLAFTQLPRDYDEHGAQGRLVGVLLDELVALQEAGLSLPLPADARLAALCEAMLDAPGEDHSLPRLAARAGMSDRTLTRLFRAETGLSLREWRQRARMLAALPELERGHGVTAVALEMGYDSTSAFIAAFRQLMGRTPGEFFSPAARE
- a CDS encoding bile acid:sodium symporter family protein, which codes for MFAKYARRMAKDWFLAGMLGAVALATLLPGLGASGGTLHADMLGNAGIFLIFLFHGAGISPESMRHGMSRWKLHSMVQLTTFVVFPVLWFGFRFAFDDLVPADLMLGFLYLCALPSTISSSVAMTAIAHGNVPGAIFNATLSSLLGIFLTPVIIALAAGTQGGALSLTDAMINIAGLLFLPFVLGQLARPWLGAFIARHKKKVNSFDKVAILILVYNSFCDSVLGGLWRDHGMDLLALTIGGAALFLLVVLVLNTVVARALGFDKADEIAAVFCGSKKTLASGVPMARLLFGAHPALGVIVLPIMFYHQLQLFVCSILAERYARTMQQLEREGRDAAAVQAEEGEAAAPAAMEAVSR
- a CDS encoding AraC family transcriptional regulator, yielding MCARPAISDAPPRTPQGDAAPKEDVSWMAASRLPGLDLLRARYTRQVFARHFHEGYALGVIKGGALRFRYLGRDHVAVPGAVNLVAPGETHDGHGVGDAGWAYRMFYLDPDIVRMAGEEAGLPHGALPDFASGVLDDPELAAAIDALHRDMERAGPCMPTLAQETRLSAVLARWITRHAAQRAPAARPLRTGGEPAAVRRARDYLDAHCADDVRLADLAGVACLSPFHLARAFAAAVGLPPHAYLVQTRVRRARQLLSAGATPAEAAAAAGFADQSHLTRAFRAQVGVTPARFRKMLQDARGTWAVAFVENRISTEDSHDHARTAPDGRAGANVCRPTGGTGGTGGDGGDGGDGGGSATRR
- a CDS encoding DMT family transporter, which codes for MPPHAAPSAPTPAAPPRVTVRLPQPAAGTPHGPAWRAYLDLAAAMVIVGSSVAAARFVSLTLPSHLVQELRFLVAACIAVPLLYRREGGLPRLPARDWGVLFLQAAAGALLFNVLLLAGVARLDAAAAGVVTSTTPAVMVLASLVLLRERPGPRTLAGIACCVAGVLVLRLAPVPGAAGGDAALSLTASGVDGVGLLLVLGAVCCETLFLLLGRTLRTPVSPLAASTVCTLFGAVQFLPLALPQAHRVAELDVTGWLLVGYYGAVITVAAYIFWFRGVARVSAGTAGAFTAVLPVSALAFSALLLGEPVGWAHLAGVACVLCGIWCVTRR
- a CDS encoding universal stress protein, which gives rise to MKILVAVDSSQFSEKALAKAVELAQKGGAELIALAVAEQPLDMGEIAVPVDLSTHYKAVASKALDKAAEIAKAKGVTLRPVLEGGSSPADNIIELAKKEGVDLIVTGSRGRTGLEKFLLGSVASKVVSHAVCSVLVVR
- a CDS encoding ABC transporter permease, with product MAQQRIFASATRQEEPTRWLDVFGLLFVAGALGLGIWFALAHRHAAAGPDISLAPAMLPRYAAYSVGRMFMAYLLSMLFSLGYGTLAARSRRAGPVLLAVLDILQSVPILSFLPVVLLSLSAVLPQAVAVEAASVVLIFTSQAWNITFAWYQAQTTLPGDLREAVSGYRMGAWQRFRTLDLPFAGVSLLWNSIMSWAGGWFFLMAAEMFTVGSRDFRLPGLGSYLQEAAAREDTPAILMGLGTMMVVIVTLDQLVWRPLLAWGERFKLTMVAEDEQPESWFLDLLRAARRMAPVRALLERVLAPAAEAVDAWLIRRFPPSGESMDVVRHDPWAGRLFGVLLFGCVAFGLWKGSGLLLQVAPESWRDIVIGIAATFLRVMAAMAVALAWTLPVGVLIGTNARLARVLQPVVQIAASIPATALFPVFLMVLVDVTHGLNAAAVLLMLLGTQWYLLFNIIAGASSIPRDLKDTAALIGLSRAQQWRTLILPALFPYIVTGAITASGGAWNASIVSEYVSFGGRTLSATGIGAIIARATAEGDFPLLFAGTLSMIVTVVGFNRLVWRRLYRLAEERFRME
- a CDS encoding nitrate/sulfonate/bicarbonate ABC transporter ATP-binding protein, with translation MHAPLVTLRGLGKAYGSGARRFTAVSGVNLEIAEGEFVALLGPSGCGKSTLLRMITGLIAPTEGEVLYRGGRLEGVNPHATIVFQTFALFPWLTVQENVEVVLKARGVPPRVRARRALDLLDRVGLAGFDNAYPRELSGGMRQKVGFARAMAVEPELLCLDEPFSALDVLSAETLRGELLELWTSGKIPTRAILMVSHNIDEAVFMADRIVIMDKDPGHIVRVMPVDLPHPRQRKSPEYLAFVDRVYALLAGQTLTEDEELGTAPGQPGHTRRLPDLTINEIAGLVERMADQPSHGADIYRLTEELHVSSDYLLKVIEAAELLGFVTIRAGDMELTPLGETFAEASILARKEIFGSRLRRLPLVVWLLDLLRASGNRQIKFEVAETALSLEFPRAEAARQVETMINWGRYAEILSYDDNSEVILLEPEGGVHLE
- the thiS gene encoding sulfur carrier protein ThiS codes for the protein MTIRVNGQQMECETGTTLLQLLEQMALRPEAVVVERNRAIVKSGEYGATRLDQGDELELLHFVGGG
- a CDS encoding thiazole synthase gives rise to the protein MTHDTHDNDALVIGGTALTSRLFIGTGKYGTDSLIPDVAGASGSQVITVALRRVDLANPRSNVLAHIPPHMRLLPNTSGARTAEEAVRIARLAQAAGCGNWIKIEVISDSRFLLPDGYATARATEALAKEGFVVLPYMNPDLYVARDLVNAGAAAVMPLGAPIGTNRGLRTAEMIGVLIEEVDLPVIVDAGIGKPSQACEAMEMGAAACLVNTAIATAGNPVAMARAFGEAVRAGRAAYLSGAGPVVTATVDGASASSPLTGFLGE